The stretch of DNA TGGTAGATTTGTGGTGACATCCACGGACAGTACTACGATCTGTTGCGCCTGTTCGAGTACGGCGGCTTCCCACCAGAGGCCAACTATCTCTTCCTAGGCGATTACGTTGACCGCGGCAAGCAATCTCTCGAAACCATCTGCCTACTCCTCGCCTACAAGATCAAATACCCTGAGAATTTCTTCATTTTGCGTGGCAACCACGAGTGCGCGTCCATCAACCGCATTTACGGCTTCTACGATGAGTGCAAGAGACGCTACAACATCAAGCTCTGGAAAACCTTCACCGATTGCTTCAACTGCTTGCCAAtcgccgccatcatcgacgaGAAAATCTTCACCATGCACGGAGGCCTGAGTCCAGATCTGAACTCAATGGAGCAGATTCGCCGCGTCATGCGCCCAACAGATGTATGTTCCAGGATCAAGGTTAACACACGGCTGAACTGACATTGGCGTAGATCCCAGACTGTGGCCTGCTCTGTGACCTGTTGTGGTCAGACCCCGACAAGGACATCACTGGTTGGTCGGAGAACGATCGTGGTGTTTCCTTCACGTTTGGCCCGGATGTCGTCTCGCGATTCTTGCAAAAGCACGACATGGACCTCATCTGTCGTGCGCATCAAGTCGTCGAGGACGGCTACGAGTTCTTTTCCAAGCGTCAATTGGTGACACTCTTCTCTGCGCCGAATTACTGTGGTGAATTCGACAATGCTGGCGCTATGATGAGCGTGGATGAGTCGTTGCTCTGCTCATTCCAGATTCTGAAGCCGGCAGAGAAAAAGCAGAAGTAAGCTCGTCCTCTACTCCTCACGGCACTACTGTTACTTACACCTGCTACAGCAGATTCGGGCGACGATAAAGTGGGCAAAGCGACAGATGAAATCTTTGAAAGCAAAGTGCATCCAATTCACCTTCTGTGCCGAGTCCGGATAGCTGCTGGCAGAGACTTGCGGCAATGCGTGTACGACATCACTGAACGAGGCGGAGACACGATTCACAAAATGAAAGGTCGGGAGATGGCCGCGCAAGAAATCGACGAGACGGAGGTGGTGTGTACGATTTTGCATGGGTTAAGAGCAGTCTGGTGGCAGCGGCCGGAGGAACATGCCGGTCTGCCACGTTCTCACGCGCACTCGCACACAAGTCGCGCAAGTGGTGATGGCAGCATTGGTGGATGCTGTTACTGCTGCGATGGCGGGTTCTGTCGAATACGCTGAGCGCTGTTTACTCCATACGTTCAACAAGGTGCTTTACTGCTGATGTTCTCTCCAACCCTGTCACATACATGACAACAATAGACACAGAAATGGCCGCGTAAGTTGTTTCTGGGTTTACCGTTCAGGCATTGCATATGACATCGCACGTAGTGAAGCTGTCAAGGCTTTGACCATCGACGTTGCAGTCAGAGCAACAGCACTCCTTTCAGAGAAAGTCCAGTAGCAGTTTGGTTGACTCGTCTACAGGATGAAGCATTCTACTACGGACGCGGCAACTGACTACATTCATCTGCTGTCCACCCCAAGCTCGTAAATGAGCGGGAGTCTGGCTGGACGTTGAGTGGAAGTTCCCACCTTTCTTGTCGATATCAGCGATGTCGTCTGTGGCCAACATAGCAATGCTGTGTATCACATCTTGGTGAGGATCGACGAAATGTGGCCCTGAAGTAGCGTGCACGTGGGCAACGAATGGGAACCAGTTAACGCGACGCGCCACTTTCGCGTGCATGTTTCAGC from Cercospora beticola chromosome 1, complete sequence encodes:
- the PPH3 gene encoding phosphoprotein phosphatase PP4 catalytic subunit, which codes for MADQNDVDLDSIIDRLLEVRGSRPGKQVQLLETEIRYLCTKAREIFISQPILLELEAPIKICGDIHGQYYDLLRLFEYGGFPPEANYLFLGDYVDRGKQSLETICLLLAYKIKYPENFFILRGNHECASINRIYGFYDECKRRYNIKLWKTFTDCFNCLPIAAIIDEKIFTMHGGLSPDLNSMEQIRRVMRPTDIPDCGLLCDLLWSDPDKDITGWSENDRGVSFTFGPDVVSRFLQKHDMDLICRAHQVVEDGYEFFSKRQLVTLFSAPNYCGEFDNAGAMMSVDESLLCSFQILKPAEKKQNRFGRR